From the Iodobacter fluviatilis genome, one window contains:
- a CDS encoding DUF3369 domain-containing protein, with protein sequence MSNSADEDWLDEDSSDESNGHQHDCWTILVVDDEPDIHHVTRLALANIEFLGKRLEILSCYSGAESLALLSSRHDIALVLLDVVMEQEDSGLQVAHAIRETLGNHQIRIILRTGQPGVAPERRVIESYDINDYKAKTELTRDKLYTAILGTLRSYKDIMLLEHQRQMLAANRRGLIKVIEASASIFKQQSIQQFAQGVLEQLQSLLFFEQEALYIIVQGGIAALSQDGAIQVMYATGGYEPLCGRPLELNERLRFDESIKKAMQEEKSIYAADHFVGFFHTERGPVNLLIIDGPVALSNPDKELIELFCRNVSIAFENLMMNKEIQSLRDAE encoded by the coding sequence ATGAGTAATAGCGCTGATGAAGATTGGCTGGATGAAGACAGCAGCGATGAATCAAACGGCCATCAGCATGATTGCTGGACCATTCTGGTGGTTGATGATGAACCCGATATTCATCATGTCACAAGACTGGCACTCGCTAATATCGAGTTTTTAGGCAAACGCTTAGAAATTTTATCCTGCTACTCAGGGGCGGAAAGCTTGGCTCTGCTCAGCTCCCGCCACGATATCGCCTTGGTATTACTTGATGTGGTGATGGAACAGGAAGATTCCGGCTTGCAAGTGGCCCACGCCATTCGTGAAACGCTGGGCAATCATCAGATTCGTATTATTTTGCGCACCGGTCAGCCCGGCGTTGCACCAGAGCGCCGGGTGATTGAAAGCTACGATATTAATGATTACAAAGCCAAAACCGAGCTGACCCGCGATAAGCTTTACACCGCCATTCTGGGTACTTTGCGCTCGTATAAAGACATTATGCTGCTTGAGCATCAACGCCAGATGCTCGCCGCCAACCGCCGTGGCTTAATTAAAGTCATTGAAGCTTCAGCAAGCATTTTTAAACAACAATCTATTCAGCAATTTGCTCAGGGTGTGCTGGAGCAACTGCAATCCCTGCTCTTTTTTGAACAAGAAGCGCTTTATATCATTGTGCAGGGTGGTATAGCGGCGCTATCACAAGATGGGGCCATTCAAGTCATGTATGCCACCGGTGGCTATGAGCCGCTTTGCGGCAGGCCATTAGAGCTGAATGAGCGGCTGCGCTTTGATGAATCCATCAAAAAAGCCATGCAGGAGGAAAAGAGCATTTACGCTGCAGATCACTTTGTGGGGTTTTTCCATACCGAGCGTGGCCCAGTCAATTTGCTGATCATCGACGGGCCAGTGGCTTTATCCAACCCGGATAAAGAGCTGATTGAGCTGTTTTGCCGCAATGTCAGCATCGCATTTGAAAACCTGATGATGAATAAAGAAATTCAATCGCTGCGCGATGCCGAATAA
- the ilvA gene encoding threonine ammonia-lyase, biosynthetic, producing MSKDYLESIIKARVYDVAIESPLEFAPNLSRRIGNKVLFKREDMQPVFSFKIRGAYNKMSKLSHAELERGVVAASAGNHAQGVAMAAQHLKCRATIVMPTTAPRIKVDAVTRRGAEAVLVGDSYSDCYQHALNLSEQTGATLIHPFDDPDVIAGQGTVAMEILRQYPDHIDAIFIPVGGGGLLAGMAAYIKRLRPEIKIIGVEPTDANAMYLSMKLGERITLPQVGIFADGVAVKQVGEETFRLCRDFVDDVILVDTDAMCAAIKDVFEDNRSILEPAGALAIAGLKAWAAREGKQDATLIAVASGANMNFDRLRYIAEQAEMGEQREAIVAVTIPEQRGSFRAFCKLIGARNITEFNYRYSTASEAHVFVGLSIQNRSEVVDLISDLAAAKIAAVDLTDNELAKLHIRHLVGGKAPNVCNERLMRFEFPERPGALLNFLDGMNGEWNISLFHYRNHGADYGRILVGIQVPEQDNDAFKAFVDKLGYMHWDESDNPAYALFLSA from the coding sequence ATGTCGAAAGATTACCTGGAAAGTATTATCAAAGCCCGTGTCTACGACGTGGCCATTGAATCTCCGCTTGAATTTGCACCCAATCTATCGCGCCGCATTGGCAATAAAGTGCTGTTTAAGCGCGAAGATATGCAGCCTGTGTTCTCGTTTAAAATTCGCGGTGCTTACAACAAAATGTCGAAGCTGAGCCATGCTGAGCTGGAGCGTGGCGTAGTTGCAGCATCAGCAGGCAATCACGCGCAAGGCGTGGCGATGGCCGCCCAGCATTTAAAATGCCGTGCCACCATTGTGATGCCAACCACCGCTCCGCGCATCAAGGTCGACGCCGTTACCCGCCGTGGCGCAGAAGCGGTCTTGGTGGGAGACTCTTACTCCGATTGCTATCAGCATGCACTTAATTTATCCGAGCAAACCGGCGCGACCTTGATTCATCCCTTTGATGATCCCGATGTGATTGCTGGGCAAGGCACCGTGGCAATGGAGATTTTGCGCCAGTACCCCGATCATATCGACGCGATTTTTATTCCGGTAGGTGGTGGTGGCCTTTTGGCAGGGATGGCGGCGTATATCAAACGCCTGCGCCCAGAAATTAAAATCATTGGCGTAGAACCCACCGACGCCAACGCCATGTACTTAAGCATGAAGCTGGGCGAACGCATTACCCTGCCGCAAGTGGGTATTTTTGCTGACGGCGTAGCGGTGAAACAGGTCGGTGAAGAAACCTTCCGCCTCTGCCGTGATTTTGTAGATGATGTGATTCTGGTCGATACCGACGCCATGTGCGCGGCGATTAAAGACGTATTCGAAGACAATCGCTCGATTCTAGAGCCAGCCGGCGCGCTGGCCATTGCTGGCCTAAAAGCGTGGGCGGCGCGTGAGGGCAAGCAAGACGCCACCCTGATCGCTGTGGCATCGGGCGCAAATATGAATTTCGACCGCCTGCGTTATATTGCCGAGCAAGCCGAAATGGGCGAGCAGCGCGAAGCGATTGTGGCCGTCACGATTCCGGAGCAACGCGGCTCTTTCCGCGCTTTCTGTAAGCTGATCGGCGCACGCAATATCACCGAATTTAACTACCGCTATTCCACTGCCAGCGAAGCGCATGTATTTGTCGGCTTATCGATTCAAAATCGCAGCGAAGTAGTCGATCTGATTAGCGACTTAGCTGCGGCCAAAATCGCTGCGGTCGATCTCACCGATAATGAGCTGGCTAAGCTGCATATTCGTCATTTGGTCGGCGGCAAAGCGCCTAATGTATGTAACGAACGCCTGATGCGTTTCGAGTTCCCGGAGCGCCCCGGCGCCCTGCTTAACTTCCTCGATGGCATGAATGGCGAGTGGAATATCAGCCTCTTCCACTACCGCAACCACGGTGCAGATTACGGCCGCATTCTGGTCGGCATTCAAGTGCCAGAGCAAGACAACGATGCATTTAAAGCCTTTGTGGATAAACTGGGCTATATGCATTGGGATGAAAGCGATAATCCTGCTTATGCACTATTTTTGAGTGCTTAA
- the udp gene encoding uridine phosphorylase — MSKSEVFHLGLAKSDLAGATLAIVPGDPARVQRIAEKMGNAKLLASHREFTTYLAELDGKPVVICSTGIGGPSTSIAVEELAQLGINTFLRVGTTGAIQSHINVGDVLVTTGSVRLDGASLHFAPMSFPAVADFDCTTALVNAAKKAGKPLHIGVTASSDTFYPGQERYDTCSGRVVGSMQGSMKEWQAMGVMNYEMESATLLTMCATQGWRAGMVAGVIVNRTQQEIPDAEAMKLAEHTAVDIVIEAARNLI; from the coding sequence ATGTCTAAATCTGAAGTTTTCCATTTAGGTCTCGCTAAAAGCGATTTAGCCGGTGCCACTCTTGCGATTGTGCCGGGTGATCCTGCCCGTGTGCAGCGTATTGCTGAAAAAATGGGCAATGCCAAATTGCTGGCCAGCCATCGTGAATTCACCACCTACCTTGCTGAGCTGGATGGCAAGCCGGTTGTGATTTGCTCCACCGGTATCGGCGGCCCTTCTACTTCGATTGCGGTTGAAGAGCTGGCCCAGCTGGGGATCAATACCTTCCTGCGCGTGGGTACAACCGGTGCGATTCAATCACATATCAATGTGGGCGATGTGCTGGTGACAACAGGTTCGGTTCGTCTGGACGGTGCCAGCTTGCACTTCGCACCGATGAGCTTCCCTGCGGTGGCTGATTTTGACTGTACTACTGCGCTTGTGAATGCGGCTAAAAAAGCGGGTAAACCGCTGCATATCGGTGTGACTGCTTCATCAGATACTTTCTACCCGGGCCAAGAGCGTTACGATACATGCAGCGGCCGTGTAGTGGGCAGTATGCAAGGCTCGATGAAAGAATGGCAGGCGATGGGCGTTATGAATTACGAAATGGAATCCGCCACTCTGCTGACCATGTGCGCCACCCAAGGCTGGCGTGCAGGGATGGTAGCGGGTGTGATCGTAAACCGCACCCAGCAGGAAATCCCGGATGCTGAAGCCATGAAGCTGGCAGAACACACTGCAGTAGATATCGTGATTGAAGCTGCGCGTAATTTGATTTAA
- a CDS encoding cytidine deaminase: MTREELDAKELLDQARIARTSAYAPYSRFLVGAALITKDGRVFHGCNVENASYGLCNCAERTVLFSAVANGYKPGDFSAIAVVGDTPGPIAPCGACRQVMIEIGTPALPVILGNMKEDMEITTAGDLLPGAFYLDPNDTPAL, from the coding sequence ATGACACGTGAAGAACTCGACGCAAAAGAATTACTCGATCAGGCCCGTATCGCCCGTACTTCGGCCTACGCACCGTATTCGCGTTTTTTGGTTGGCGCGGCGCTGATTACTAAAGACGGCCGTGTGTTTCATGGCTGCAATGTAGAAAACGCGTCTTATGGCCTGTGCAACTGTGCAGAGCGCACGGTGTTGTTTAGCGCGGTTGCCAATGGCTATAAGCCGGGTGATTTCTCTGCCATTGCCGTTGTGGGTGATACCCCAGGCCCGATCGCACCTTGTGGTGCCTGCCGTCAGGTGATGATAGAAATCGGCACGCCTGCGCTGCCGGTGATCTTGGGCAATATGAAGGAAGATATGGAAATCACCACCGCAGGCGATTTGCTGCCGGGCGCTTTCTATCTCGACCCAAACGACACACCCGCGCTTTAA
- a CDS encoding phosphopentomutase, with product MRAIFLIMDSLGVGAAPDADKFGDVGSNTLGHIAERCFNGEADIDRSGPLKIPNLEQLGMGLACGLASGKVPAGLSATIKPTAAYGAAFEISSGKDTPSGHWELAGVPVLFDWGYFTKKTDTFPPELLETLVKRAGLPGYLGNCHASGTDIIAKLGDEHRATGKPIFYTSADSVFQIAAHEESFGLEKLYELCQIAHEEMLPYNICRVIARPFNGETAATYARTGNRHDYAVAPPAKTVLEKLTDAGGTVVSIGKIADIYAHCGITKGIKASGLTALWDATLKATEEAPDNSIVMTNFVDFDEKFGHRRDVAGYARGLELFDKRLPEMLALLKDDDILIISADHGCDPTWPGTEHTREHVPVLVYGKCVPAGSIGIRESFADVGQSLANWFNLSSFPVGKAFLE from the coding sequence ATGCGTGCCATCTTCCTGATTATGGATTCACTCGGTGTAGGCGCTGCACCCGATGCAGATAAGTTTGGTGATGTAGGCTCCAATACCCTCGGCCATATTGCAGAGCGCTGCTTTAATGGCGAGGCCGATATTGATCGCAGCGGCCCGCTTAAAATCCCGAATTTAGAACAACTGGGCATGGGTTTAGCATGTGGCTTGGCCAGTGGCAAAGTGCCTGCAGGTTTATCCGCTACGATCAAACCCACTGCCGCCTATGGTGCAGCTTTTGAGATTTCGTCCGGTAAAGACACGCCATCAGGCCACTGGGAATTAGCCGGTGTGCCGGTCTTGTTTGACTGGGGCTATTTCACTAAAAAAACCGATACCTTTCCGCCAGAGCTGCTGGAAACGCTGGTTAAACGTGCTGGCCTGCCGGGTTATCTGGGCAATTGCCATGCTTCTGGCACTGATATTATTGCCAAGCTGGGTGATGAGCATCGCGCTACCGGCAAGCCGATTTTTTATACCTCGGCCGATTCGGTATTTCAGATTGCCGCACATGAAGAAAGTTTTGGTCTGGAAAAGCTTTATGAGCTGTGCCAGATCGCCCATGAAGAAATGCTGCCCTACAATATTTGCCGCGTGATTGCCCGCCCGTTTAATGGCGAAACCGCTGCCACTTACGCCCGTACCGGCAATCGGCATGATTACGCTGTTGCGCCCCCAGCTAAAACAGTGCTGGAAAAGCTGACCGATGCAGGTGGCACGGTGGTTTCTATTGGCAAAATCGCGGACATTTACGCGCATTGCGGCATTACCAAGGGCATTAAAGCCAGTGGCTTAACCGCGCTGTGGGATGCCACGCTAAAAGCCACGGAAGAAGCACCGGACAACAGTATTGTGATGACCAATTTTGTTGATTTTGACGAGAAATTTGGCCATCGCCGTGATGTAGCGGGCTACGCCCGTGGCTTGGAATTATTCGATAAGCGCCTGCCAGAAATGCTGGCTCTGCTTAAAGATGACGACATTCTGATTATCTCCGCCGATCACGGCTGTGATCCAACCTGGCCGGGCACTGAGCACACTCGTGAGCATGTGCCGGTCTTGGTTTATGGCAAGTGCGTTCCGGCAGGCAGCATTGGTATTCGCGAATCTTTCGCAGACGTTGGCCAGAGCTTGGCTAACTGGTTCAATCTTTCTTCTTTCCCTGTTGGGAAAGCTTTTCTGGAGTAA
- the deoA gene encoding thymidine phosphorylase, giving the protein MFLPQEIIRKKRNGEVLSGDEIRFFVRGISDQSISEGQIAALAMAVYFKGMELDERVALTLAMRDSGQVLDWRSLDLSGPVLDKHSTGGVGDLVSLLLGPMIAACGGFVPMISGRGLGHTGGTLDKFDAIPGYNTEPSTELFRKTVREVGVAIIGQTGDLAPADKRLYAIRDVTATVESVAMITGSILSKKLSAGLDALVMDVKVGSGAFMPNLAASRELATSIVEVGNGAGLPTAALLTDMNEPLAPCAGNAIEVRCALDYLSGKHRPTRLHQVTMALCSEMLVLGKLAANVAEAESKLMAALNSGRAAEIFGRMIASLGGPADFIEKPEQYLPQAALQIAVPAAQNGFIVAIDTRALGMAVVSLGGGRRKPGDALDYAVGITQIAGLGQEVRAGEPLAVVHAQNAQAAELAVQEIQAAFTYGLVAVASNPIIY; this is encoded by the coding sequence ATGTTTTTGCCCCAGGAAATCATCCGTAAAAAGCGCAATGGCGAAGTTTTAAGTGGTGATGAGATTCGTTTTTTTGTGCGTGGGATCAGCGATCAGAGTATTTCTGAAGGGCAGATCGCAGCCCTTGCGATGGCAGTTTACTTTAAAGGTATGGAGCTGGATGAGCGTGTGGCGCTGACTTTGGCTATGCGTGATTCGGGCCAGGTTTTGGACTGGCGCAGCTTGGATTTATCCGGCCCGGTGCTGGATAAACATTCAACTGGCGGCGTGGGTGATTTGGTTTCCCTGCTGCTGGGGCCCATGATCGCGGCTTGTGGTGGCTTTGTGCCGATGATTTCAGGGCGTGGCCTAGGGCACACCGGCGGCACGCTGGATAAATTTGATGCGATTCCTGGCTACAACACTGAGCCAAGTACCGAGCTATTTCGCAAAACGGTGCGTGAAGTGGGCGTGGCCATTATCGGCCAGACCGGTGATTTAGCCCCTGCGGATAAACGTCTCTATGCGATTCGCGATGTGACCGCCACGGTGGAATCGGTTGCGATGATTACCGGCTCGATTTTGTCGAAAAAATTATCGGCAGGGCTAGATGCGCTGGTGATGGATGTCAAAGTAGGCAGTGGCGCATTTATGCCCAATCTGGCCGCATCGCGTGAGCTGGCGACCAGCATTGTTGAGGTTGGTAATGGTGCAGGCCTGCCCACCGCAGCGCTGCTTACTGATATGAACGAGCCACTTGCCCCATGTGCGGGCAATGCCATTGAAGTGCGTTGCGCGCTGGATTACTTAAGCGGCAAACATCGCCCAACGCGCTTACATCAGGTGACGATGGCGCTGTGCAGCGAAATGCTGGTGCTGGGTAAATTGGCCGCCAATGTGGCCGAGGCAGAAAGCAAACTCATGGCCGCCTTGAATAGTGGCCGTGCAGCGGAAATATTTGGCCGTATGATCGCCAGCCTTGGCGGGCCGGCTGATTTTATTGAAAAGCCAGAGCAATATCTGCCACAGGCCGCGCTACAAATTGCGGTGCCAGCGGCGCAAAATGGTTTTATTGTGGCTATAGATACCCGTGCGTTGGGCATGGCCGTAGTCAGCCTAGGTGGTGGCCGTCGTAAGCCGGGTGATGCACTCGATTACGCGGTAGGTATTACTCAAATTGCTGGCTTAGGCCAAGAAGTAAGGGCAGGCGAGCCATTGGCGGTTGTGCATGCACAAAACGCACAGGCGGCAGAGCTGGCGGTGCAAGAAATACAGGCTGCGTTTACATACGGCTTAGTTGCCGTTGCCAGCAATCCGATTATTTATTGA
- the deoC gene encoding deoxyribose-phosphate aldolase, with the protein MTTQNQLCAAALRGLHLMDLTALNDSDTVASIEALAASAKTPVGNPAALCVYAQFVPTAKAALAAHGLNIPVATVTNFPKGEPTPAEAAAETAAAIANGADEVDVVFPWRALMAGDEQVGFDVVAQSRAAVGDKILKVIIESGELKTPELIRKASEISIAAGAHFIKTSTGKVPVNATQEAAEIMIQAIKDSGKAVGFKAAGGVRTAQDALEYLAIADRIMGPDWAQAATFRFGASSLMGSLLTTLGHDAGATAKSAY; encoded by the coding sequence ATGACAACTCAAAATCAACTCTGTGCCGCAGCCCTGCGTGGTTTGCATTTAATGGATTTAACTGCGCTGAACGACAGCGATACCGTGGCTTCGATTGAAGCGCTGGCCGCATCGGCTAAAACCCCAGTGGGCAATCCTGCAGCACTTTGTGTTTACGCGCAATTTGTACCCACTGCCAAAGCAGCACTGGCGGCTCATGGTTTAAATATTCCGGTTGCTACCGTAACCAACTTCCCTAAGGGCGAGCCTACACCGGCTGAAGCTGCTGCTGAAACTGCCGCCGCCATCGCTAATGGTGCGGATGAAGTGGACGTGGTATTCCCATGGCGCGCATTGATGGCAGGGGATGAGCAAGTTGGTTTTGATGTGGTCGCGCAAAGCCGTGCTGCGGTTGGCGACAAAATTCTGAAAGTGATTATCGAAAGCGGCGAGCTAAAAACGCCTGAACTGATTCGTAAAGCCAGCGAAATCTCGATTGCAGCAGGTGCGCACTTTATTAAAACATCGACCGGTAAAGTGCCGGTTAATGCCACGCAGGAAGCGGCTGAAATCATGATTCAGGCGATTAAAGACAGCGGCAAAGCAGTTGGCTTTAAGGCTGCTGGCGGCGTGCGTACTGCGCAAGATGCGCTGGAATACTTGGCCATTGCCGATCGCATCATGGGGCCAGATTGGGCGCAAGCGGCCACATTCCGCTTTGGCGCATCTAGCCTGATGGGCAGCCTGCTGACCACCTTGGGTCACGATGCAGGTGCAACGGCTAAATCGGCGTATTGA
- a CDS encoding NupC/NupG family nucleoside CNT transporter has translation MFEVGRSLIGIAVLLMIAFAISMNRKAIKPRIIIAALLTQISIGAIVLFIPLGKDILLNVANAVNHVLEYGNHGISFLFGGLVDKKMFEVFGNGGFVFAFRVLPMIIFMTSFISVLYYLGVMRWIVTILGTIFQKLLGVSKLESFSAVTTIFLGQSEMPAVVKPFMKTMSGPELFAVMSSGMAAIAGSVLAGYAGLGVRMEYLIAASFMAIPGGLLFAKIICPSTEESTVEIKDLTFDDERPANLIEAGAAGASVGLKIALNVGAMLLAFIGLIALVNGLVAGVGGLFGHPEYNLELILGYVFSPLAYLIGVPWEHAALAGNFLGQKMILNEFVAFVGLAPYLKDAAAVSAAGLQVLDAKTLAILSFALCGFANFSSIAILAGGFGSVAPERRSEVSRYGLRVVAAATLSNLMSATIAGLFISMA, from the coding sequence ATGTTTGAAGTTGGACGCAGCCTAATCGGTATCGCTGTTCTGTTAATGATTGCTTTTGCAATCTCAATGAACCGAAAAGCAATTAAACCACGCATCATTATTGCTGCACTATTAACCCAAATTTCTATTGGCGCAATTGTGCTGTTTATTCCATTGGGTAAAGATATTTTACTGAATGTGGCTAATGCAGTGAATCATGTATTGGAATACGGTAATCATGGTATCTCGTTTTTATTCGGCGGCTTAGTCGATAAAAAAATGTTTGAGGTATTTGGCAACGGCGGATTTGTGTTTGCATTCCGTGTGTTACCGATGATTATTTTTATGACATCGTTTATTTCCGTGCTTTACTACCTTGGTGTAATGCGCTGGATTGTGACCATTCTGGGTACCATCTTCCAAAAGCTGTTGGGCGTAAGCAAGCTGGAATCGTTCTCTGCTGTGACGACCATTTTCTTGGGTCAAAGCGAAATGCCTGCGGTGGTTAAGCCATTTATGAAAACCATGAGCGGCCCAGAGCTGTTTGCGGTGATGTCCAGCGGTATGGCGGCCATTGCTGGCTCGGTATTGGCGGGTTATGCAGGCCTTGGCGTGCGTATGGAATACCTGATTGCCGCTTCATTTATGGCGATTCCGGGTGGTTTGTTATTTGCCAAAATCATTTGCCCAAGCACCGAAGAGAGCACGGTAGAAATTAAAGACCTGACTTTTGATGACGAGCGTCCGGCTAATCTGATCGAAGCAGGTGCTGCAGGTGCATCGGTGGGCCTGAAGATTGCGCTGAACGTAGGTGCAATGTTGCTGGCGTTTATTGGCCTGATTGCACTGGTCAATGGTTTGGTTGCGGGTGTGGGCGGCTTGTTTGGCCATCCTGAATACAATCTTGAATTGATTCTGGGTTATGTGTTCTCGCCATTGGCTTACTTAATTGGTGTGCCTTGGGAACATGCGGCGCTGGCAGGTAACTTCCTTGGCCAGAAAATGATTCTGAATGAGTTTGTGGCCTTTGTGGGCTTGGCTCCATACCTTAAAGATGCTGCTGCTGTTTCGGCTGCAGGCTTGCAAGTACTGGATGCTAAAACACTGGCGATTCTGTCTTTTGCTTTGTGTGGCTTTGCCAACTTCTCGTCGATTGCCATTCTGGCTGGTGGTTTTGGCTCGGTAGCGCCAGAGCGCCGTTCTGAAGTAAGCCGCTATGGCTTGCGCGTGGTGGCTGCTGCAACGCTGTCTAATCTGATGAGCGCAACGATTGCTGGTTTGTTTATCAGCATGGCTTAA
- a CDS encoding inositol monophosphatase family protein, producing the protein MSDFERLSDLVALARRVAADEIMPRFQQVASSRKHDGSLFTEADMASQAALQRELPKIVNCPVLGEEMSVAEQKALWADHEDGLWIVDPIDGTTNFVHGLPHFSVSIALFRQGRPVLGVVYVPALDECFSAAAGYGAWMNGRTLPLRQEVPKSLCEAVAAVEPKYLGGRLPARVVSVAPFSSLRNYGSSTIDWCWLAAGRTDLMLHGSQKLWDYAAGVLILLESGGQIASIHHDNYWQDHIWQRSVVAARCPSLFKPWLEWVKNNR; encoded by the coding sequence GTGAGCGATTTTGAGCGTTTATCCGATTTAGTTGCTTTGGCCCGCCGTGTAGCGGCTGATGAAATTATGCCGCGCTTTCAGCAGGTGGCGTCCAGCCGTAAACACGATGGCAGCCTCTTTACCGAGGCGGATATGGCATCGCAAGCTGCATTGCAGCGTGAGCTCCCTAAGATTGTAAATTGCCCAGTGCTGGGCGAAGAAATGAGCGTGGCCGAGCAAAAAGCGCTGTGGGCAGATCATGAAGATGGCCTGTGGATTGTTGATCCGATTGATGGCACAACTAATTTTGTGCATGGCTTGCCGCATTTTTCGGTGTCGATTGCCTTATTTCGCCAAGGGAGGCCTGTGCTGGGGGTGGTTTATGTGCCCGCCTTGGATGAGTGCTTTTCGGCGGCGGCAGGTTATGGGGCGTGGATGAACGGGCGCACTTTACCGCTGCGTCAGGAAGTACCCAAATCTTTATGTGAAGCCGTAGCCGCCGTGGAGCCTAAGTATTTAGGCGGGCGTTTGCCTGCGCGGGTGGTCAGTGTGGCTCCATTCAGCAGCCTGCGCAATTATGGCTCTTCCACCATAGACTGGTGCTGGCTGGCGGCTGGGCGCACCGATTTAATGCTGCATGGCTCGCAAAAGCTATGGGATTACGCGGCAGGGGTATTGATCTTGCTGGAGTCTGGCGGGCAAATTGCCAGTATTCATCATGATAATTATTGGCAGGATCATATCTGGCAAAGATCGGTGGTGGCGGCGCGTTGCCCATCCTTATTTAAGCCCTGGCTTGAATGGGTTAAGAATAATCGCTGA